A genome region from Marinobacter panjinensis includes the following:
- a CDS encoding SDR family oxidoreductase, protein MGYRSVFHPDLFKDQVFIVTGGGSGIGRCTAHELAALGARVALVGRKAEKVEAVKAEITEDGGVASAHVCDIREEESVKATVKAIIDEHGGLNGVVNNAGGQFPSPLANINQKGWETVVRTNLTGGFLIAREAYTQALSKTGGAIVNIVADMWGGMPGMGHSGAARAGMVNFTQTAAVEWGCSGVRVNAVAPGWIASSGMDNYPEHMKQWIRSLGDNVPIKRMGTESEVSAAICFLLSPGAAFISGDCLRIDGAASQGGRVWPFPKAKNNEPFNGFHRAVTPKVLSDD, encoded by the coding sequence ATGGGTTATCGATCGGTTTTTCATCCTGATCTCTTTAAAGACCAGGTATTTATTGTGACCGGGGGTGGGTCCGGGATTGGGCGTTGTACGGCTCATGAGCTGGCTGCGCTCGGGGCCCGGGTTGCGCTCGTTGGGCGGAAGGCCGAGAAGGTTGAGGCGGTGAAGGCAGAGATCACCGAGGACGGTGGTGTTGCCTCGGCTCACGTATGTGACATCCGCGAAGAAGAATCGGTCAAGGCGACTGTTAAGGCCATTATTGACGAACATGGTGGGCTGAACGGGGTAGTGAATAACGCCGGCGGTCAGTTTCCCTCCCCACTCGCGAATATCAACCAGAAAGGCTGGGAGACGGTGGTTCGTACCAATCTCACCGGTGGCTTTCTGATCGCCCGTGAGGCTTACACGCAGGCGCTGTCGAAAACCGGCGGGGCGATTGTGAATATCGTGGCCGATATGTGGGGTGGCATGCCCGGCATGGGGCATTCCGGTGCAGCCCGGGCGGGGATGGTGAATTTTACCCAAACCGCCGCTGTTGAGTGGGGTTGCTCCGGGGTTCGTGTGAATGCGGTGGCGCCTGGATGGATTGCGTCCAGTGGCATGGACAACTATCCCGAGCACATGAAGCAGTGGATTCGCAGCCTGGGGGATAATGTGCCCATCAAGCGTATGGGTACGGAATCCGAGGTCAGTGCGGCGATCTGTTTTCTTTTGAGTCCGGGGGCGGCGTTTATCAGTGGGGATTGTCTGCGGATCGACGGCGCGGCGTCCCAGGGTGGACGGGTCTGGCCTTTCCCGAAGGCGAAGAACAACGAGCCTTTCAACGGTTTCCATCGGGCGGTCACGCCTAAAGTTTTGAGTGACGACTGA
- a CDS encoding acyl-CoA carboxylase subunit beta, with translation MQVLESTVNPQSDDFRANAEVMEAHIATFRDVEQKVLDLAEAAREKFIKRGKLLPRDRINRLLDRGTPFLELCSLAGYKMHDDKDGSMSGGGIIAGIGHVSGVRCLVVASNSAIKGGTITPAGLDKTLRLQQIAMENKLPVVSLSESGGANLNYATDIFVLGARGFANQARMSAAGIPQVTVVHGNATAGGAYQPGLSDYVIVVREQAKMFLAGPPLLKAATGEVATDEELGGAQMHAEVAGTAEYLAEDDADGIRHARNVLEALPWNEQLPPVREPEWEDPLYPAEELMGVIPSDAKKPYDVREILARIADGSKFMDFKNGYDDQTVCGTIRIEGHSVGIIGNNGPITPAGATKAAQFIQLCDQAGTPLLFLHNTTGFMVGTHSEQNGIIKHGSKMIQAVANCRVPKVAIVIGGSYGAGNYAMCGRGLDPRFIFAWPNSRTAVMGPAQAGKVMRIVAEDKQRRGGMEPDPKTLDFLEQATAKKLEDGSTALFGTARLWDDGLIDPRDTRRVLALVLSVCREAEARQLRPNSFGVARL, from the coding sequence ATGCAGGTACTGGAATCCACCGTTAATCCCCAGTCGGATGACTTTCGCGCCAATGCGGAGGTGATGGAAGCCCATATCGCTACTTTCCGGGACGTGGAGCAGAAGGTGCTGGACCTGGCGGAGGCGGCGCGGGAGAAGTTTATCAAGCGCGGCAAGCTGCTGCCCCGGGACCGTATCAACCGTTTGCTGGATCGCGGTACGCCGTTTCTGGAGCTGTGTTCGCTGGCCGGCTACAAAATGCACGACGACAAGGATGGCAGCATGTCCGGCGGCGGCATTATTGCCGGCATCGGCCACGTCAGTGGTGTTCGCTGTCTGGTGGTGGCCAGTAACAGTGCCATCAAGGGCGGCACCATCACGCCGGCGGGGCTGGACAAGACCCTGCGGCTGCAGCAGATCGCCATGGAGAACAAGCTGCCGGTGGTGTCGCTGTCCGAGAGCGGCGGTGCCAACCTGAATTACGCCACGGATATTTTTGTGCTCGGCGCCCGCGGCTTCGCCAATCAGGCCCGCATGTCCGCCGCCGGTATTCCCCAGGTGACCGTGGTGCACGGCAATGCCACCGCCGGCGGTGCCTACCAGCCGGGCCTGTCAGACTATGTAATCGTGGTCCGCGAGCAGGCCAAGATGTTCCTGGCCGGGCCTCCCCTGCTGAAAGCCGCCACCGGCGAAGTGGCCACCGATGAGGAACTCGGCGGCGCACAGATGCACGCGGAAGTGGCGGGCACGGCAGAATACCTGGCCGAAGATGACGCCGACGGCATCCGCCATGCCCGCAATGTGCTTGAGGCACTGCCCTGGAACGAGCAACTACCTCCTGTACGGGAACCGGAATGGGAAGACCCGCTGTATCCGGCTGAAGAATTGATGGGCGTGATCCCCAGCGATGCCAAAAAGCCCTACGACGTCCGCGAAATCCTCGCTCGCATTGCCGACGGCTCGAAGTTCATGGATTTCAAGAACGGTTACGACGACCAGACGGTCTGCGGGACTATCCGCATAGAAGGCCACTCGGTGGGCATCATCGGCAACAACGGCCCCATCACCCCGGCGGGTGCCACCAAAGCGGCCCAGTTTATTCAGCTCTGCGACCAGGCGGGCACACCGTTGCTGTTCCTGCACAACACCACCGGGTTCATGGTGGGCACCCATTCGGAACAGAACGGCATCATCAAACACGGGTCCAAAATGATCCAGGCGGTAGCCAATTGCCGGGTGCCAAAGGTCGCAATTGTCATCGGCGGTTCCTATGGTGCAGGTAACTACGCCATGTGCGGCCGCGGTCTGGACCCGAGATTCATCTTCGCCTGGCCCAACAGCCGCACAGCAGTCATGGGCCCGGCACAGGCGGGCAAGGTAATGCGTATTGTCGCCGAGGACAAACAGCGCCGGGGCGGCATGGAACCGGATCCCAAAACCCTGGATTTCCTGGAACAGGCCACCGCCAAGAAGCTGGAAGACGGCTCCACGGCCCTGTTCGGTACAGCGCGGCTGTGGGACGACGGCCTGATTGATCCAAGAGACACCCGGCGGGTTCTGGCTCTGGTGCTTTCGGTATGCCGCGAGGCTGAGGCCCGACAGTTGCGGCCTAATTCGTTTGGTGTGGCCCGCCTGTAG
- a CDS encoding acyl-CoA dehydrogenase family protein codes for MKFTSEHEALRKTVRVFVEKEINPHCDEWEKAGEFPIHDIFKKLGNLGLLGIQKPEEYGGMGLDYSYNLVAAEELGTAHCGGVPLAIGVQTDMCTPAISRFGSDELKRTFLAPAIAGDMVGCIGVSEVAAGSDVAGMKTTAKQDGDDYVINGSKMWITNSPRADFICLLANTSDDKPHKNKSLIVVPMNTPGISFSPHLNKLGMRSSETAEIYFDDVRVPQRYRIGAEGTGFMMQMLQFQEERLWGAANVIKALEHCINKTIEYCRERKTFGQPLINNQVIHFRLAELQTEVEALRALTYQACELHIEGKDVTRLASMAKLKAGRLGREVTDSCLQYWGGNGYMWENPVSRAFRDVRLVSIGGGADEIMLGIICKMMGTLPGKQRD; via the coding sequence GTGAAATTCACCTCCGAGCACGAAGCCCTCAGAAAAACCGTCCGCGTTTTCGTGGAGAAGGAAATCAACCCCCACTGCGACGAATGGGAAAAAGCCGGCGAGTTTCCGATTCACGACATCTTCAAGAAACTCGGCAACCTCGGTCTTCTGGGCATCCAGAAACCGGAAGAGTATGGCGGCATGGGGCTGGATTACAGCTATAACCTGGTAGCTGCGGAAGAACTCGGCACGGCCCACTGCGGTGGTGTACCCCTGGCCATTGGGGTTCAGACCGATATGTGTACCCCTGCTATCTCACGTTTTGGCTCCGACGAACTGAAGCGCACCTTCCTGGCTCCGGCCATTGCCGGCGACATGGTTGGCTGCATCGGTGTAAGTGAAGTCGCGGCCGGTTCCGACGTGGCGGGGATGAAAACCACCGCGAAGCAGGATGGCGATGACTATGTCATCAATGGCTCCAAGATGTGGATCACCAATAGCCCCAGGGCTGATTTTATTTGCCTGCTTGCGAACACTTCCGACGACAAGCCTCACAAGAACAAGTCACTGATCGTGGTGCCCATGAATACCCCGGGCATTTCCTTCAGCCCGCACCTGAACAAGCTGGGGATGCGGTCCTCAGAGACAGCCGAGATTTACTTTGACGATGTGCGTGTACCCCAGCGGTATCGTATCGGTGCCGAAGGCACCGGTTTCATGATGCAGATGCTCCAATTTCAGGAGGAGCGGCTGTGGGGCGCGGCCAACGTGATCAAGGCGTTGGAACACTGCATCAACAAGACCATTGAGTACTGCCGCGAGCGCAAGACCTTCGGCCAGCCGTTGATCAATAACCAGGTGATTCATTTCCGCCTGGCTGAGCTGCAGACGGAAGTCGAGGCCCTGCGTGCCCTGACCTATCAGGCTTGTGAACTGCATATCGAAGGCAAGGATGTGACCAGGCTGGCGTCGATGGCCAAGCTGAAGGCCGGGCGGCTTGGGCGCGAGGTGACGGATAGCTGTCTGCAGTATTGGGGGGGCAATGGTTACATGTGGGAAAACCCGGTGTCCCGTGCGTTCCGGGATGTGCGACTGGTGTCCATCGGCGGTGGTGCTGACGAAATCATGCTGGGGATTATCTGCAAGATGATGGGCACGTTGCCTGGTAAGCAACGGGACTGA
- a CDS encoding enoyl-CoA hydratase/isomerase family protein encodes MENLPHCETLILEKQGPALHVTINRPDVRNAMSLEMVAELSAVFSQVEGDTSIRAVVLRGAGGHFCAGGDIKDMAGARGQKPAEGEEDPFYRLNRAFGQMIQQVNESSKVVIAVTEGAVMGGGFGLACVSDMAIAGPSAKFGMPETTLGVIPAQIAPFVVERIGLTQARRLALLGLRVDANEACRLGIVHQVAESEVEIDEFLGHAVERVRQCAPNATAETKALLHRVGHESMSGLLDSAAEKFALAIRSDEGSEGTLAFMQKRPASWAASE; translated from the coding sequence ATGGAAAATTTACCGCACTGCGAAACGCTAATTCTGGAAAAACAGGGCCCCGCCCTGCACGTCACCATCAACCGCCCAGACGTTCGGAACGCCATGAGCCTGGAGATGGTGGCAGAGCTTTCGGCGGTGTTCAGCCAGGTTGAGGGCGATACCAGCATTCGCGCTGTGGTTCTTCGCGGTGCCGGTGGCCACTTCTGTGCCGGTGGCGACATCAAGGACATGGCCGGTGCCCGGGGGCAAAAGCCTGCCGAGGGTGAAGAGGATCCGTTCTACCGCTTGAACCGGGCGTTCGGGCAGATGATTCAACAGGTGAACGAGTCATCGAAGGTGGTAATTGCGGTGACCGAAGGGGCCGTGATGGGCGGTGGCTTTGGACTGGCGTGTGTGTCGGATATGGCCATTGCCGGGCCGTCGGCAAAGTTCGGCATGCCGGAGACCACCCTGGGGGTGATTCCAGCTCAGATTGCACCATTTGTGGTGGAGCGTATCGGGCTCACGCAGGCGCGGCGGCTGGCGTTGCTGGGTTTGCGGGTGGATGCGAATGAGGCTTGCAGGCTGGGGATTGTTCATCAGGTTGCGGAGTCTGAGGTTGAGATTGACGAGTTTCTGGGTCATGCGGTCGAGCGGGTTCGGCAGTGTGCGCCGAATGCGACGGCAGAAACCAAGGCGTTGTTGCACCGCGTTGGTCATGAGTCCATGAGTGGACTTCTGGACAGTGCGGCTGAGAAGTTTGCACTGGCTATTCGCAGTGACGAGGGCTCTGAGGGGACGCTTGCGTTTATGCAGAAGCGTCCGGCTTCGTGGGCTGCTTCTGAGTGA
- a CDS encoding acetyl/propionyl/methylcrotonyl-CoA carboxylase subunit alpha, whose translation MLKKLLIANRGEIAVRVIKTAKSLGYRTVAVYSEADAQALHVEMADEAVCIGPAQVSASYLKAEAIIEAAVRTGADCVHPGYGFLSENSGFAKACKDAGLVFVGPPESAIELMGSKRRSKIAMQEAGVPVVPGFEGDNAGDEELIDAAKNIGYPLMIKASAGGGGRGMRLVEAEEELADNIQRARSEARQAFGDDELILEKAVIEPRHIEIQVFADQHGNAVHLGERDCSVQRRHQKVVEEAPSPFVTPELREAMGNAAVKAALACGYEGAGTVEFLVDKDRNFYFLEMNTRLQVEHPVTELITGQDLVAWQLSAAEGLPLPLSQEQIQLNGHAIEVRLYAEDPANGFTPQTGPLHQFQPAEGEGLRFDTGVRSGDAVTPHYDPMLAKVVAWGANRNEARRRLLRALEDTTVFGVTTNRYFLSRIIADETFGAGEATTAFLQQAFRDDPSLAPKDTSIRELALAACVFSHGNSGPGAARHDMNSSWSNAPATVTPMKLETGDKTLELLVRRTGNHFTVTRGEDQYELDLESMGGGLLCIIDNGIRQQCQYHRRHDHLYLQASGQAEALHDVTHQPASGAAASGSGRIKATMDGAIIDVLVQAGQAVKQGDTLVILEAMKMEHPVKADRDGTVGEVLAASGDQVKRSQLLVEITAAEATSEEAGQ comes from the coding sequence ATGCTAAAAAAGCTCTTAATCGCCAACCGGGGTGAGATCGCAGTCAGGGTAATCAAGACGGCAAAGTCACTGGGATACCGCACCGTGGCGGTGTACTCAGAGGCAGATGCCCAGGCGCTGCACGTGGAGATGGCCGATGAGGCGGTGTGTATTGGCCCGGCTCAGGTTTCGGCTTCTTATTTGAAGGCCGAGGCTATTATCGAGGCGGCGGTCAGGACCGGGGCGGATTGTGTGCATCCGGGGTATGGATTTCTGTCGGAGAATTCCGGGTTTGCGAAGGCCTGTAAAGACGCCGGGCTGGTGTTTGTGGGGCCGCCTGAGTCGGCTATCGAACTGATGGGCAGCAAGCGGCGCTCGAAGATTGCGATGCAGGAAGCGGGTGTGCCGGTAGTGCCCGGGTTTGAAGGTGATAATGCCGGCGACGAAGAACTGATCGACGCCGCGAAGAATATTGGCTACCCGCTGATGATCAAGGCCTCCGCAGGTGGTGGTGGCCGGGGCATGCGGTTGGTGGAGGCGGAAGAAGAACTGGCTGACAACATCCAGCGCGCCCGTTCCGAGGCCAGGCAGGCCTTTGGGGATGACGAGCTGATACTCGAGAAGGCGGTTATCGAACCCCGCCACATCGAAATCCAGGTGTTTGCCGACCAACACGGCAACGCGGTGCACTTGGGTGAGCGGGATTGCTCGGTTCAGCGGCGGCACCAGAAAGTGGTCGAAGAAGCGCCCTCACCTTTCGTCACCCCGGAGCTCCGAGAGGCCATGGGCAACGCGGCGGTAAAAGCGGCTCTCGCCTGCGGCTACGAAGGCGCCGGTACCGTCGAGTTCCTGGTGGACAAGGACCGCAACTTTTACTTCCTGGAAATGAACACCCGCCTGCAAGTGGAACACCCGGTCACCGAGCTGATCACCGGGCAGGATCTGGTGGCCTGGCAGCTTTCCGCGGCCGAGGGACTGCCACTACCGCTCTCACAAGAGCAGATTCAATTGAACGGCCACGCCATTGAAGTGCGGCTTTACGCCGAAGACCCGGCCAACGGGTTTACGCCGCAGACCGGACCACTGCATCAGTTCCAGCCCGCCGAGGGCGAAGGATTACGGTTTGATACCGGTGTTCGCTCTGGCGATGCCGTCACGCCCCATTACGATCCGATGCTGGCCAAGGTCGTTGCCTGGGGCGCCAACCGCAACGAAGCTCGCCGCCGGCTATTGCGGGCACTGGAGGACACCACGGTGTTCGGCGTGACTACCAACCGTTATTTCCTCAGCCGCATCATCGCTGACGAAACGTTCGGTGCCGGTGAGGCCACCACGGCATTTCTGCAACAGGCGTTCCGGGACGATCCCTCGCTGGCCCCGAAGGACACCTCCATACGCGAACTGGCGCTGGCGGCCTGCGTGTTCAGCCATGGCAATTCAGGCCCCGGTGCGGCTCGTCATGACATGAATAGTTCCTGGAGTAATGCGCCTGCCACGGTCACGCCCATGAAGCTGGAAACCGGCGACAAAACCCTGGAACTGCTGGTGCGACGCACTGGTAATCACTTCACGGTTACCCGAGGTGAGGACCAGTACGAACTCGACCTTGAAAGCATGGGCGGTGGCCTGTTATGCATTATCGACAACGGCATTCGTCAACAATGCCAATATCACCGCCGGCACGATCACCTATATTTGCAGGCGTCCGGGCAGGCAGAGGCATTGCATGACGTCACCCACCAGCCGGCCAGCGGGGCTGCGGCCAGTGGTAGCGGCCGCATCAAGGCCACCATGGACGGCGCCATCATTGATGTTCTGGTGCAGGCCGGCCAAGCGGTGAAGCAGGGGGACACACTGGTGATCCTGGAGGCCATGAAGATGGAGCATCCGGTGAAAGCAGATCGCGATGGCACGGTGGGTGAGGTGCTGGCCGCCTCAGGCGACCAGGTAAAACGCAGCCAGTTGCTGGTGGAAATTACTGCCGCTGAAGCTACCTCAGAGGAGGCCGGACAATGA
- a CDS encoding SDR family oxidoreductase: MSTMQDRTVFITGGSRGIGRAIALACAREGANVVIAAKSDKPHPKLPGTIHSVAEEIRQAGGKALPLVLDVRDEQLVRQRVDEAADHFGGIDALVNNAGAIKLTGVENLKVSRYDLMHQVNARAVFVCSQAALPWLKQSDRAHILSLSPPLNMDTRWFAQYGPYTTTKYAMTMLSMGMAEEFRRYGIAVNTLWPKTLIATAAIEFEVGGPQMMAQGRKPDIMADAALSILSRPAEDMTGQSVIDEDVLRTDGVTDFEHYRYQPGDKPLLPDLFLD; this comes from the coding sequence ATGAGCACAATGCAGGACAGAACCGTTTTTATTACCGGCGGCAGCCGGGGTATCGGCCGGGCCATTGCCCTGGCCTGCGCCAGAGAAGGTGCCAATGTGGTGATTGCGGCCAAGTCCGACAAGCCACACCCGAAGCTGCCCGGCACGATTCACAGTGTCGCAGAAGAAATTCGGCAGGCAGGCGGTAAGGCCCTGCCCCTGGTGCTGGATGTACGGGACGAACAACTGGTGCGCCAGCGGGTGGATGAGGCTGCCGATCACTTTGGCGGCATTGACGCGCTGGTAAACAACGCAGGTGCCATAAAACTGACCGGCGTGGAAAACCTGAAGGTCAGCCGCTACGACCTGATGCACCAGGTCAACGCACGGGCGGTATTTGTCTGCAGCCAGGCGGCACTGCCCTGGCTGAAGCAGTCGGACCGGGCCCATATCCTGAGCCTGTCGCCGCCCCTGAACATGGACACCCGGTGGTTTGCCCAGTACGGGCCTTACACCACCACAAAATACGCCATGACCATGTTGAGTATGGGGATGGCAGAAGAGTTCCGACGCTACGGCATTGCGGTAAACACACTCTGGCCCAAAACGCTGATTGCCACCGCTGCCATCGAGTTCGAAGTGGGCGGCCCGCAGATGATGGCCCAGGGCCGCAAACCGGACATCATGGCGGACGCCGCACTGAGCATTCTCAGCCGCCCTGCCGAGGACATGACCGGCCAGTCGGTGATTGATGAGGATGTGCTGAGAACTGATGGCGTTACCGATTTTGAACACTACCGGTACCAGCCCGGCGACAAACCGCTGCTGCCTGACCTGTTTCTGGATTAG
- a CDS encoding long-chain-acyl-CoA synthetase, whose product MTQDNISPRDIARSLPGILRRFPAIARGYYYYAVRNENKDLTLGTLVERNARKHGQRPAILYEDRSITWREFDEWANRIAGFLKAEGLIKGDAIAVFLENRPELLAVVAGAAKIGVACAMLNTSQKGRVLEHSINLIGPKMVVVGEELVDSFDGVKGDIRTSHPNPFLFLADANTINVFGDAPEGYVNMAAKVSAHRNTGPRPADPPVMGDTAIYLFTSGTTGLPKAAPGSHRKFMKAYGGFGMMSLDMKPHDVLYCTLPLYHGTALLVCWGSVMAGGSAIALRRKFSASAFWDDVRYFQATTFGYVGELCRYLLNQPPSDQDRNHNLTKMIGNGLRPSIWKEFKDRFGIETVAELYASSEGNIGFSNFFNMDNTVGFSTAPYKLVKFHDGTRDPVRDDNGFMQEVKQGEAGLLIGEITKKWSFEGYTQKDATEKSILRDAFKKGDQWFNTGDVLKEIGCGHLQFVDRMGDTFRWKGENVSTTEVENIIDGSNMVEEAIVYGVEIPGTNGKAGMVTLVPHSNGQEFDVNRLFRYLNDNLPPYAVPVFVRVTNAIEKTGTFKYRKVDIQKAGYSIDKPGEQVYAWLPGTEGYTLLTAERVAEIDAGEVRF is encoded by the coding sequence ATGACCCAGGACAACATATCCCCACGCGACATCGCTCGCAGCCTGCCGGGCATACTCCGGCGCTTTCCCGCTATTGCCCGGGGCTATTACTACTACGCAGTCAGGAACGAGAACAAAGACCTGACCCTTGGCACCCTGGTAGAACGCAACGCGAGGAAACACGGCCAACGCCCGGCCATCCTCTACGAAGACCGCAGCATTACCTGGCGTGAATTCGACGAGTGGGCCAACCGCATTGCCGGGTTCCTGAAAGCCGAGGGGCTTATCAAAGGCGATGCTATTGCCGTGTTCCTGGAGAACCGTCCGGAGCTGCTGGCCGTAGTAGCCGGCGCTGCCAAAATCGGTGTCGCCTGCGCAATGCTCAACACGTCCCAGAAAGGCCGGGTTCTGGAACACAGCATCAACCTGATTGGCCCCAAAATGGTTGTGGTAGGCGAAGAACTGGTCGACAGCTTCGACGGTGTTAAGGGCGACATCCGGACCAGCCACCCCAACCCGTTCCTGTTCCTGGCCGACGCCAACACCATAAACGTCTTTGGCGATGCGCCGGAAGGTTACGTGAACATGGCTGCAAAGGTCAGCGCCCACCGGAACACCGGCCCCCGACCGGCCGACCCGCCCGTTATGGGCGACACCGCCATTTACCTGTTCACTTCCGGTACCACAGGCCTGCCCAAGGCCGCGCCCGGCAGCCACCGCAAGTTTATGAAAGCCTACGGCGGCTTCGGCATGATGTCCCTGGACATGAAGCCACACGACGTCCTCTACTGCACCCTACCTCTCTACCACGGCACCGCCCTGCTGGTGTGCTGGGGTTCGGTGATGGCCGGCGGCTCCGCCATCGCCCTGCGCCGCAAGTTCTCCGCCAGCGCCTTCTGGGACGATGTACGGTATTTCCAGGCCACCACCTTCGGCTACGTGGGCGAGTTGTGCCGCTACCTGCTCAACCAGCCCCCAAGCGACCAGGACCGTAATCACAACCTCACCAAAATGATCGGCAACGGCCTGCGCCCGTCCATCTGGAAGGAGTTCAAGGACCGATTCGGTATCGAAACCGTGGCGGAGCTGTATGCCTCCAGCGAGGGTAACATCGGCTTCAGCAATTTCTTCAACATGGACAACACCGTCGGTTTTTCCACCGCCCCCTACAAGCTGGTGAAATTCCACGACGGCACCCGCGACCCGGTTCGTGATGACAACGGTTTTATGCAGGAAGTGAAGCAAGGCGAGGCCGGCCTGCTGATCGGCGAGATCACCAAAAAGTGGTCCTTCGAGGGTTATACCCAGAAAGACGCCACGGAAAAATCCATCCTGCGGGATGCTTTCAAGAAAGGCGATCAGTGGTTCAACACCGGCGATGTGCTCAAGGAAATCGGCTGTGGCCACCTGCAGTTCGTAGACCGCATGGGCGACACTTTCCGCTGGAAGGGTGAGAACGTGTCCACCACAGAGGTGGAGAACATCATCGACGGCTCCAACATGGTGGAGGAGGCGATTGTCTACGGCGTAGAAATTCCGGGCACCAACGGCAAGGCCGGCATGGTCACGCTGGTGCCCCACTCCAACGGCCAGGAGTTTGATGTTAACCGGCTGTTCCGTTACCTGAACGACAACCTGCCGCCCTATGCAGTGCCGGTGTTTGTCCGGGTGACCAATGCCATCGAAAAGACCGGTACCTTCAAATACCGGAAGGTCGATATCCAGAAAGCCGGTTATTCCATAGACAAGCCCGGGGAGCAGGTTTATGCGTGGTTGCCTGGGACTGAGGGGTATACCCTGTTGACGGCTGAACGGGTGGCGGAGATTGATGCCGGGGAGGTACGGTTCTGA